In Vigna unguiculata cultivar IT97K-499-35 chromosome 3, ASM411807v1, whole genome shotgun sequence, a single genomic region encodes these proteins:
- the LOC114178557 gene encoding protein SIEVE ELEMENT OCCLUSION B-like, which produces MAIVPRKMQSRANRHIFSASDDTTMTKNVRATHAPDDRHIEVRPLLNVVQDIFHRVASLIPDIVQGKPVQMGAMKDSTQQSNLAEVLDISYHTINRISCEICCKCSSGDVHATTMGILNMLSGYSWDAKVVMALAAFAANFGEFWLVAQLYATNRLAKSVAKLKHIHETLEQVDDLGLKFETINDLLKAMLDVTNYIVEFHELPSRYIDPQAPEMVTASTLIPGAVYWTIRSIVSCASHLLGITGLIYGYMTTIVESWELSSLAHKLDNLNGHLRKQLTLCQLHLNDHKQREAFETLQLLFETPHQDNLKALKAMFCSNDDPLSLFDGSSKQRVSIEVLRRKIVLLYISDLHNVSDQELVIFEQMYLESRQDSTRLESQYELVWIPLVDKAIPWAELKPKLEKLRSTMSWYSIYDPSVLEPATIKYIKDVWLFKTKPILVVLDPLGKVVNLNALPMMWIWGSLAYPFSSSKEEALWNNETWGLVLLADTIDPSLLYWISEGKYICLYGGDDMDWIRKFTSTAYSLAKALQLPLEMIYVGKSNPGKKIQEINNAIQEEKLSTVLPDLAIIWFFWVRLESMWNSKSQHSKTVENDHIMHEVMRILTYDSGDPGWAVISQGTGRMAQGKGDTFLRCLNEHEQWIHTAKDKGILSAMADYIQGLQTPHHCNRLILPGGSGGIPDRVACAECGKTMEKFYMYRCCNE; this is translated from the exons atggcaatTGTGCCTCGGAAGATGCAATCCAGGGCTAACCGCCATATTTTTTCAGCATCAGATGACACTACAATGACCAAAAATGTTCGAGCCACACATGCTCCTGATGATCGACACATTGAAGTTAGACCTCTTCTGAATGTTGTCCAAGACATATTTCACCGTGTTGCCTCTCTCATCCCTGACATTGTTCAG GGAAAACCAGTGCAAATGGGTGCCATGAAGGACAGTACCCAGCAATCAAATCTGGCCGAGGTGCTAGATATTTCGTACCATACAATCAACAGAATTTCCTGCGAG ATATGTTGCAAGTGTTCGAGTGGTGATGTACATGCCACGACCATGGGAATACTGAACATGCTCTCAGGCTATTCATGGGATGCGAAGGTGGTAATGGCGTTAGCAGCTTTTGCAGCCAACTTTGGGGAGTTTTGGCTGGTGGCTCAGCTTTATGCCACCAACCGTCTTGCTAAGTCTGTTGCAAAGTTGAAGCACATCCATGAAACACTTGAACAAGTGGATGATTTGGGACTAAAGTTCGAAACAATCAATGACCTTTTGAAGGCAATGTTGGATGTAACCAATTACATTGTTGAATTCCATGAGCTTCCTTCTCGGTACATTGACCCTCAGGCGCCGGAGATGGTGACTGCCTCCACTCTTATCCCCGGTGCTGTCTATTGGACCATTCGGAGTATTGTGTCCTGTGCATCGCATCTTTTAGGCATAACTGGCTTGATTTATGG ATATATGACAACAATAGTAGAGAGTTGGGAACTTTCCAGTTTGGCCCATAAGCTTGATAACTTAAATGGCCACCTTCGCAAGCAACTCACCCTGTGTCAACTGCATTTAA ATGACCACAAACAGAGAGAAGCATTTGAAACACTTCAGCTCCTTTTTGAGACACCCCACCAAGATAATTTGAAGGCTCTCAAAGCTATGTTTTGCAGTAACGATGATCCTTTGTCATTGTTTGATGGTTCTTCCAAACAAAGG GTTAGCATTGAGGTACTGAGGAGGAAAATTGTTCTACTCTACATATCAGACCTGCATAACGTCTCTGATCAAGAGCTTGTGATATTTGAACAAATGTACCTAGAGTCACGCCAGGATTCAACCAGGTTAGAGAGTCAGTACGAACTCGTTTGGATTCCACTTGTGGACAAGGCAATCCCATGGGCTGAATTGAAGCCAAAGCTTGAGAAGCTGCGATCAACGATGTCATGGTACTCAATTTATGACCCTTCTGTTCTGGAGCCTGCAACCATCAAGTACATTAAAGATGTATGGCTTTTCAAAACGAAGCCTATACTTGTTGTGCTGGATCCCCTAGGTAAGGTTGTTAATCTGAATGCATTACCCATGATGTGGATTTGGGGAAGCTTGGCTTACCCTTTCTCTAGCTCAAAGGAGGAAGCCTTGTGGAATAATGAAACATGGGGACTTGTTCTATTGGCAGATACAATCGATCCATCGCTTCTGTATTGG ATATCAGAAGGCAAATATATATGCTTGTACGGAGGGGACGATATGGACTGGATCCGAAAATTCACAAGCACTGCATATTCACTGGCAAAAGCTCTGCAACTACCACTAGAGATGATTTATGTTGGGAAAAGCAATCCAGGGAAGAAAATTCAAGAAATCAACAATGCCATACAAGAAGAAAAATTGAGCACCGTGCTCCCTGACCTTGCCATAATTTGGTTCTTCTGGGTTAGGCTAGAGAGCATGTGGAACTCCAAATCACAACATAGCAAGACAGTAGAGAATGACCACATAATGCATGAAGTAATGAGAATCCTAACCTATGATAGTGGTGACCCAGGATGGGCCGTAATTAGCCAAGGCACAGGAAGGATGGCACAGGGTAAGGGAGATACATTTCTAAGGTGCCTGAACGAACATGAGCAGTGGATACACACAGCAAAAGATAAAGGAATCTTGTCAGCAATGGCTGATTATATACAAGGACTACAAACACCTCACCACTGCAACCGCTTGATACTTCCAGGTGGCAGTGGGGGGATCCCAGACAGAGTGGCCTGCGCTGAATGTGGCAAAACAATGGAGAAGTTCTACATGTATCGCTGCTGTAACGAGTAA
- the LOC114178558 gene encoding uncharacterized protein LOC114178558 has protein sequence MELPNVTIPKVGQKPSAKLKFPTPKELISHYESQGMDSQEASMKVIEDLQKALFGVVSSGKGRNDRLLAESSKKIDSISNRLTVLDLKLDSKPGYVETFAIGLASGAALKGIGALVPPILAPLAQILNSVSAATKSSPQ, from the coding sequence ATGGAACTGCCAAATGTAACAATACCTAAAGTTGGACAAAAGCCCTCGGCGAAATTGAAGTTTCCCACGCCGAAGGAGCTGATATCGCACTATGAGTCTCAGGGTATGGACTCGCAAGAGGCGTCGATGAAGGTCATTGAGGATCTTCAGAAGGCGCTATTTGGAGTCGTATCCTCTGGCAAAGGTAGAAACGATAGACTGTTGGCTGAGTCTTCTAAGAAGATTGATTCAATTAGCAATAGGCTTACTGTTCTCGACTTGAAGCTTGATTCTAAGCCGGGGTATGTCGAGACTTTTGCAATTGGCCTTGCCTCAGGCGCTGCTCTTAAAGGGATAGGTGCACTCGTGCCTCCTATTCTTGCCCCTCTAGCTCAGATATTGAATTCTGTTTCCGCTGCCACTAAATCTTCTCCCCAATGA